In Chloroflexia bacterium SDU3-3, one DNA window encodes the following:
- a CDS encoding HU family DNA-binding protein, whose amino-acid sequence MQKTDFIKAVSERTNVSQKETKLVIDAALDIIAEQLKQGEKVTLTGFGTFEVRQRQEREGVNPQTRQKITIPATSTPGFSASSTLKELVKGGK is encoded by the coding sequence ATGCAGAAGACAGACTTCATCAAGGCGGTCTCGGAGCGCACGAACGTCTCGCAGAAAGAGACGAAGCTGGTGATCGATGCCGCGCTTGATATCATTGCTGAGCAGCTCAAACAGGGCGAAAAGGTGACCCTGACTGGCTTTGGGACGTTCGAGGTTCGCCAGCGCCAGGAGCGCGAGGGCGTCAACCCCCAGACCCGCCAGAAGATCACCATCCCGGCCACCTCGACCCCTGGCTTCAGCGCCAGCAGCACCCTCAAGGAGCTGGTCAAGGGCGGCAAGTAG
- a CDS encoding response regulator: MNHNLTGQISALPQPKVLEDIGSQSQCILVADDDPLLRSLLETSLRNEGYLVLSASNGHEVVRLAQQHLPQLVLVDLMMPQMDGYEAIRQMRNDTRISHIPMIVMTARMRPDDVVVGFETGADDYIVKPFAVTEVLARVRSHLRRAARRPLLNPLSGLPGGALIAQELGQRFQSHRPLALLHADLDNFKTFNDTYGFSRGDRAIMLLSSILQAAVARHGRGQAFIGHVGGDDFVVLTTPECVEPICAEALAMFERQVSHFYQSEDWQRGYQTGVDRFGVLRRFRLLSLSIGGVSNRTTAYSDPEEMARAAAEMKHAAKAQGGCTFLVDQRGAARPSHSPFQLERTFPVVVASGDSAFRTLLLNALQRAGYSTRESSAAAQLHDMCRQQQPALIIADAQLGAAAQDACQRHSGGQPMRALVLTYGDADAFAPDEHVRVLCMPLPLADVMALVDQLRIGAQQFG, encoded by the coding sequence ATGAACCACAATCTAACTGGCCAGATCTCTGCGCTACCACAGCCAAAAGTGCTCGAAGATATCGGCAGCCAATCGCAGTGTATCTTGGTGGCCGATGACGATCCGCTTTTGCGCTCGCTGCTTGAAACATCGCTGCGGAATGAGGGCTATCTGGTGCTGAGCGCGTCAAATGGCCACGAGGTGGTTCGGCTGGCCCAGCAGCACCTGCCGCAGCTGGTGCTGGTCGACCTCATGATGCCGCAGATGGATGGCTACGAGGCCATCCGCCAGATGCGCAACGACACCCGCATCTCGCACATCCCCATGATCGTGATGACGGCCCGCATGCGCCCGGATGATGTGGTGGTGGGCTTCGAGACCGGCGCGGATGACTACATTGTCAAGCCTTTTGCCGTCACCGAGGTGCTCGCGCGGGTGCGGTCGCACCTGCGCCGCGCGGCGCGCCGCCCGCTGCTCAACCCGCTCTCGGGCCTGCCCGGCGGCGCGCTGATCGCCCAGGAGCTGGGGCAGCGCTTTCAGTCGCATAGGCCGCTGGCCCTGCTGCACGCCGATCTCGATAACTTCAAAACCTTTAACGACACCTACGGGTTCTCGCGCGGCGATCGGGCGATCATGCTGCTGTCGAGCATCCTTCAGGCGGCGGTGGCCCGCCACGGCAGGGGCCAAGCTTTTATCGGACACGTGGGCGGTGATGACTTTGTGGTGCTGACCACGCCCGAGTGCGTGGAGCCGATCTGCGCCGAGGCGCTGGCCATGTTCGAGCGCCAGGTGAGCCACTTCTACCAGTCCGAGGACTGGCAGCGCGGCTACCAGACGGGCGTCGACCGCTTTGGGGTGCTGCGCCGCTTTCGGCTGCTCAGCCTGTCGATCGGCGGGGTCTCGAATCGCACCACGGCCTACAGCGACCCCGAGGAGATGGCCCGCGCCGCCGCCGAGATGAAGCACGCCGCCAAGGCCCAGGGCGGCTGCACCTTTCTGGTCGATCAGCGCGGTGCGGCCCGCCCCAGCCACTCGCCCTTTCAGCTGGAGCGCACCTTCCCGGTGGTGGTGGCCAGCGGCGACTCGGCGTTCCGCACGCTGCTGCTGAACGCGCTGCAGCGCGCAGGCTACAGCACCCGCGAGTCCAGCGCCGCCGCCCAGCTACACGACATGTGCCGTCAGCAGCAGCCCGCCCTGATCATCGCCGATGCCCAGCTTGGCGCGGCGGCCCAGGATGCATGCCAACGCCACAGCGGTGGGCAGCCCATGCGTGCCCTGGTGCTCACCTATGGCGATGCGGATGCCTTTGCCCCCGATGAGCACGTGCGGGTGCTGTGCATGCCGCTGCCGCTGGCCGATGTCATGGCCCTGGTCGACCAGCTGCGCATCGGGGCACAGCAGTTTGGCTAG
- a CDS encoding dipeptide epimerase translates to MPAPTTIRSIAVRELNIPLFSPFGIAGGAQASAQNLLVTVELADGTLGYGEGAPFPAYNGETQEKALEGVRLAQGQIEGADVREWREIGARLAACIGKVGSARCAIEMAVLDALTRRSGMPLWAFFGGKATVLETDMTITTGTVEQAAADTKAVLARGIRTIKIKIGSGDIAKDLERVQAVAQAAPGSPLMLDGNGGFTADQALQLTAALHERNITPILFEQPVKAEDTAGLRQVTKWSGLPVAADESAASAAAVLQLAHDRAANVVNIKLMKAGIVEALDIAAICRAAGIRLMIGGNVESILAMTTSACFAAGLGGFSFVDLDTPMFMSENPFDGGFAQRGAKLDLKGIAAGHGVTPKQA, encoded by the coding sequence ATGCCTGCACCAACAACCATCCGCTCGATTGCGGTCCGCGAGCTCAACATCCCGCTCTTCTCGCCCTTTGGGATCGCCGGTGGGGCGCAGGCCAGCGCCCAGAACCTGCTGGTGACGGTGGAGCTTGCCGATGGCACGCTGGGCTACGGCGAGGGCGCGCCCTTCCCCGCCTACAACGGCGAGACCCAGGAGAAAGCGCTTGAGGGCGTGCGGCTGGCCCAGGGCCAGATCGAGGGGGCCGATGTGCGCGAGTGGCGCGAGATCGGCGCGCGCCTGGCCGCATGCATCGGCAAGGTCGGCTCGGCGCGCTGCGCGATCGAAATGGCGGTGCTGGATGCGCTGACCCGCCGCAGCGGCATGCCGCTCTGGGCCTTCTTCGGCGGCAAGGCCACCGTGCTTGAGACCGACATGACCATCACCACCGGCACGGTCGAGCAGGCTGCCGCCGACACCAAGGCAGTGCTGGCACGCGGCATCCGCACGATCAAGATCAAGATCGGCTCGGGCGATATCGCCAAGGATCTGGAGCGCGTGCAGGCGGTGGCGCAGGCCGCCCCCGGCTCGCCGCTGATGCTGGATGGCAACGGCGGGTTCACCGCCGACCAAGCCCTGCAGCTGACCGCCGCGCTCCACGAGCGCAACATCACGCCCATCCTGTTCGAGCAGCCGGTGAAGGCCGAGGACACCGCCGGGCTGCGGCAGGTGACCAAGTGGAGCGGCCTGCCCGTGGCCGCCGACGAGAGCGCGGCCAGCGCGGCGGCGGTGCTGCAGCTGGCCCACGACCGCGCGGCCAACGTGGTGAACATCAAGCTGATGAAGGCGGGTATCGTCGAGGCGCTCGACATCGCGGCGATCTGCCGCGCGGCGGGCATCCGCCTGATGATCGGCGGCAATGTCGAGTCGATCCTGGCCATGACCACCTCGGCGTGCTTCGCAGCGGGGCTGGGCGGCTTCAGCTTTGTCGATCTCGACACGCCGATGTTCATGAGCGAGAACCCGTTCGACGGCGGGTTTGCGCAGCGCGGGGCCAAGCTGGATCTGAAGGGCATCGCGGCGGGGCACGGCGTGACGCCCAAGCAGGCGTAG